One segment of Malassezia restricta chromosome V, complete sequence DNA contains the following:
- a CDS encoding protein transport protein DSL1/ZW10 has protein sequence MASSTQDVMQFLASVGSPLSDKSTNGPTKHLPSKDVLKLLDARIDALAPSSSKTTSIRDEQNLADSAPYEVISTELYHALEKYAHATAVYTHTSSVTSILTDVCRVLSHIRELQDALSSRNVENVHRLLVSVQEELMSIGIHVNWFDGCIEQDSASPVADFAVLGQILLVCERISKEILTMMNNETEEIIQVVSDSSGMTVNVHPPSKLTSVLRPVMKEEQIQEVSRILLNQVFQPMLHTPRRWKILHRERCVALECLSEPVTLMHNATVPELVAVLTLTKNALGPQETASLARHLIPSLLELFKPHLLRCIPSMQTPQDMLRLQESLKKCALGFHNALVELGYVSDQMPRSKHMNGLPEPLSDLPMWSRSLDGVCRQHLLGSMVHQVRFLIMESDEKCWDTELRPLHVAAPGPLPLSDEKPKPVPQPRYTSTSKPSPVSPPAPALGKPKKPTLGSVKIGAKLPPEPKSTSPKPMDDWDWGDDETEADPTDVSSQEEGQNKDDWDWSDEEEEAQSENMRTSPPPPPHMPAPAQDVSFDDAWDDWGEEIKSEPKITLPASQPLQESKVTTTMLAVSKRTLQICHVLGMQWSQLDEHVPLRSFLAQAFYLSVQIFRSLMPIVHAKALENVPLLGMLHVNDCTYMSQQLRMFEADCSKWGAFRIATGQTLDAVLRTEADLLDDVGDRWREMLLSIQLNALHECLDGADSFSRTDSDPRYEACVRCVEQIQHILTHLSSVWRHVMSQEALKKALCDLVDAVFDRVLHEMEDLRDISEPESIRLAQVCRMLMDTAGAVLGGAEADVPTYFKFAYLPDILQGSLADIEYLLFDNESGSALADYSREEISMLVRALFADTPHRRRLLDHIQQRS, from the coding sequence ATGGCGTCGTCAACGCAAGATGTAATGCAGTTTCTTGCATCAGTCGGTTCACCACTCTCTGATAAGAGTACAAATGGACCAACAAAACATTTACCTTCCAAAGACGTGTtgaagctgctggatgctCGTATCGATGCTTTAGCTCCGTCCTCATCTAAAACGACAAGCATACGAGACGAGCAAAACCTAGCTGACAGTGCACCCTATGAAGTAATTTCAACTGAACTATATCATGCACTGGAAAAATATGCTCACGCCACAGCCGTATATACGCACACATCGTCTGTGACGTCGATCTTGACAGATGTCTGTCGCGTTCTAAGCCACATAAGAGAATTACAAGACGCACTTTCTTCACGTAACGTGGAAAATGTGCACAGACTACTTGTTTCTGTCCAAGAAGAGCTGATGAGCATAGGTATACATGTGAATTGGTTTGATGGATGCATTGAACAAGACTCGGCCAGTCCAGTTGCTGACTTTGCCGTCTTGGGCCAGATACTTCTCGTATGCGAGCGTATAAGCAAAGAAATTTTAACAATGATGAACAATGAGACGGAAGAAATCATACAGGTTGTCTCGGACAGTTCAGGTATGACAGTAAATGTGCACCCACCTTCAAAGTTGACGTCTGTGCTTCGTCCCGTCATGAAAGAAGAACAAATACAAGAAGTATCACGGATTCTATTAAATCAAGTGTTTCAACCGATGCTACATACTCCAAGACGCTGGAAGATTTTGCATCGAGAGCGATGCGTGGCCCTTGAGTGTTTGTCGGAACCTGTGACTCTGATGCACAATGCCACTGTACCTGAACtggtggctgtgctgaCCCTGACCAAGAATGCACTAGGCCCTCAAGAAACAGCATCACTCGCAAGGCATTTGATCCCATCTTTACTTGAACTATTTAAACCACACCTACTACGCTGTATACCCAGCATGCAAACACCTCAAGATATGCTTCGTTTACAAGAATCTCTGAAGAAATGTGCTCTGGGATTCCACAATGCCTTGGTGGAATTAGGTTATGTTTCTGATCAAATGCCAAGGTCGAAGCACATGAATGGTTTGCCAGAGCCACTCTCTGATCTACCAATGTGGTCACGATCATTAGATGGTGTTTGCAGGCAACATTTACTAGGCTCGATGGTGCATCAAGTACGTTTTTTGATCATGGAATCAGATGAAAAATGTTGGGATACCGAACTACGTCCTCTTCATGTGGCAGCCCCGGGCCCACTGCCGCTGTCCGATGAGAAGCCCAAGCCGGTCCCACAGCCCAGGTATACGTCTACTTCAAAACCAAGTCCTGTTTCACCACCTGCTCCTGCTCTTGGAAAACCCAAGAAACCGACATTGGGAAGTGTGAAAATTGGCGCCAAATTACCCCCTGAACCCAAGTCAACATCACCCAAGCCCATGGACGACTGGGACTGGGGCGACGATGAAACTGAGGCAGATCCTACAGACGTATCCAGCCAAGAAGAGGGACAAAATAAAGATGACTGGGACTGGAGTgatgaggaggaggaagcACAATCGGAGAATATGCGCACGTCTCCGCCCCCACCACCCCATAtgcctgcgccagcacaaGATGTGTCCTTTGATGATGCATGGGATGACTGGGGTGAAGAGATAAAATCGGAGCCGAAAATAACGTTACCTGCTTCTCAGCCACTTCAAGAATCAAAAGTAACGACCACTATGCTGGCCGTGTCCAAGCGCACTCTTCAGATTTGTCATGTGCTAGGCATGCAGTGGTCACAGCTAGATGAACATGTTCCGCTGCGTTCATTTCTTGCTCAGGCCTTTTATCTATCTGTCCAGATTTTCCGAAGCCTGATGCCTATcgtgcatgccaaggcactgGAAAATGTGCCACTTCTCGGCATGCTTCACGTGAATGACTGTACATATATGTCTCAACAGCTGCGCATGTTCGAGGCAGACTGTTCCAAATGGGGCGCCTTTCGCATTGCAACAGGGCAGACCTTAGATGCAGTGCTACGCACTGAGGCAGATTTGTTGGATGATGTTGGTGACCGCTGGCGGGAAATGTTGCTATCTATCCAACTCAATGCATTACATGAGTGTCTCGATGGTGCTGACAGCTTTTCCAGAACGGATTCTGATCCACGCTATGAAGCCTGTGTGCGGTGTGTGGAACAAATTCAGCATATTTTAACGCACTTGTCCTCAGTATGGCGACATGTCATGAGCCAAGAGGCACTGAAGAAAGCACTGTGTGACCTCGTGGACGCCGTTTTTGATCGTGTTTTACATGAAATGGAAGATTTACGGGACATTTCTGAGCCGGAGAGCATTCGCTTGGCCCAGGTATGCCGCATGTTGATGGACACCGCTGGCGCTGTactcggcggcgccgaggctGATGTGCCAACATACTTCAAGTTTGCATACTTACCCGACATTCTTCAAGGCTCATTGGCAGATATTGAGTACCTGCTCTTTGATAATGAGAGTGGCAGTGCTCTGGCGGACTATTCGCGCGAAGAAATAAGCATGTTGGTAAGAGCGCTCTTCGCCGATACTCCCCACCGGCGACGGCTGCTGGATCATATCCAACAACGATCATAG
- a CDS encoding serine/threonine-protein phosphatase 2A regulatory subunit B has product MDKEGSAGASPSSGWRFAQCFGDKGDIDDITEADIISTVEFDPTGDYLATGDKGGRVVMFERANSSNGGSKQGCEYRFHTEFQSHEPEFDYLKSLEIEEKINQICWCKRQNAAHMLLSTNDKTIKLWKVFDKPLNAVAEGSLATGEDPAAMLISSNAHAESRPNGTLHSNLLKLGTPNAGLLRPTLSPAQSRLLRMPRLVYHDTIVAAVPRKIYANAHAYHINSLSVNSDGETYISADDLRINLWNLGISDQSFNIVDIKPVNMEELTEVITAAQFHPIHCNLLAYSSSKGTIKLADMRESALCDRHAKLFEEEEDQANRSFFSEIISSISDVRFSHDGRYMLSRDYLSLKVWDVNMESRPLATIPIHDYLRPKLCDLYENDCIFDKFEGIWGPTGSTILTGSYSNYFHLVDWERDSNIVLQADKTAFKSRKLAALHKPGARSMGMNHINTNHVDFNRKILHASYHPREDTIAIAATNNLFIFSANNPSAASA; this is encoded by the exons ATGGATAAAGAAGGAAGTGCTGGCGCATCGCCGTCGAGCGGCTGGCGATTCGCACAGTGCTTTGGTGATAAAGGAGACATTGATGATATCACAGAAGCCGATATCATTTCAACAGTCGAATTCGATCCGACGGGTGACTACCTCGCCACGGGTGATAAGGGTGGCCGTGTTGTGATGTTTGAGCGAGCGAATTCGTCGAATGGTGGTAGCAAACAAGGGTGTGAATATCGCTTCCACACCGAGTTTCAGTCGCACGAGCCTGAATTCGACTATCTCAAATCGCTCGAAATTGAAGAAAAAATCAACCAGATCTGCTGGTGCAAGCGACAGAATGCTGCTCATATGCTATTGAGCACGAATG ACAAGACGATCAAACTCTGGAAGGTGTTTGACAAGCCACTAAATGCGGTAGCCGAAGGCAGTCTAGCCACCGGTGAAGATCCAGCAGCTATGCTTATATCCTCCAACGCGCACGCAGAGTCTCGTCCGAACGGTACTTTGCATTCTAATCTGCTCAAACTTGGCACACCGAATGCTGGTCTGCTCAGGCCAACGCTGTCGCCTGCCCAATCGCGTCTTttgcgcatgccgcgtcTTGTGTATCATGACACGATCGTAGCGGCTGTGCCACGAAAGATCTACGCAAATGCTCATGCCTATCATATCAACTCGCTCTCCGTTAACTCGGATGGCGAGACGTATATCAGTGCGGATGATCTGCGTATCAATCTATGGAATTTGGGCATCAGCGATCAGAGCTTCAATATTGTGGATATCAAGCCTGTGAATATGGAGGAGCTCACCGAGGTCATTACCGCGGCACAGTTTCACCCGATTCACTGCAACCTTTTAGCCTACTCCAGCTCTAAGGGTACGATCAAGCTGGCTGATATGCGCGAATCGGCTCTCTGTGATCGCCATGCTAAGCTATttgaggaagaggaggacCAAGCTAACAGGTCATTCTTTAGTGAGATCATCAGCAGCATATCCGATGTGCGGTTCAGCCACGACGGACGATACATGCTGTCTCGTGACTATTTGTCGCTCAAGGTGTGGGACGTGAACATGGAGTCACGTCCTCTTGCCACGATTCCCATTCACGACTATTTGCGTCCGAAATTGTGTGATCTTTACGAAAATGACTGTATTTTTGACAAGTTTGAGGGTATTTGGGGACCGACGGGCTCTACCATCCTCACCGGCAGTTACAGCAACTACTTCCACCTCGTCGATTGGGAGCGGGACTCGAATATTGTTCTTCAGGCCGACAAAACTGCGTTCAAGTCCCGTAAATTGGCCGCATTGCACAAACCTGGTGCCAGGAGTATGGGCATGAACCACATCAATACCAATCACGTGGATTTCAACCGAAAGATCTTGCATGCTAGCTATCACCCGAGGGAAGACACAATCGCTATCGCTGCCACGAACAACCTGTTCATTTTCTCTGCCAACAACCCCTCTGCGGCATCTGCATAA
- a CDS encoding prolyl oligopeptidase translates to MHTVVAPYGRWTSPISSEVVSQSGLAIGDVSSHPSCPWIAYTITEPQHRGRSTLVYQSTSLHAPPTTLTQASHGTVRSFVHEYGGGACAMQSDTSIIFARCHERHFAVSRMNPHTQACEDIVPPCIDRRYADFAPHPSDSSLILAVEEEHASKDVYNRLVCLFESQVHTLHQGHSFYAYPRISPCGSFVAWVTWDHPSMPFWSSQLWVASLLREPVPHISEPVLVAGGHDAVAQQPVWIPGTNTLLFTLSSVQEAGVYQVDVQRGDSLCHVSARLPVGPAHASSLVEVQPPLWNLNVSSLVALDARFIVCVETSHGVDHLVLLDRQACTRTRIRSEYTQLSQLRLSESKLVCLAASVYSSPALVAFDVPTILAQAETTGQILRASGAELVSDEFISLPEPLSFPTQLPDGTASTAHALFYAPKNPHFQAPHGTLPPCRIVAHSGPTSRATASLDMSIQYWTSRGWAVCAVNFGGSTGYGLEYMRRLNGHWGDVDVRDCVAAAAYLGGTSAPWDRPALPSSSSMALSEEETYDGMRKITLTRSDSPSMILEGLVFVATSALVYSATWQLWFWSIWPSIVAGMCMLLYRLLLRVQAESISVFPQLGAQLETTCGLYLPSCLRTSTQPFLPLQRQQTFLPQDTILDFFMMEAIQRWRIVDYAVLATKNTKRESLHVVFPHLLPPPQAYIHMYRRLHDTLLHGQSYPSKARVDASRICITGRSSGGLTVLCALIQYPDIFCAASSSYGISDLKSLSQHTHKYELHYTTTLMGGTYEDLPGVYKARSALHHADKIRTPLLLLQGDQDRVVAPDQSRRMARAIESHAGKIKYIEFPSEGHGFRRSDTRQRALEEEFAWCNDAARIPEVC, encoded by the coding sequence ATGCATACGGTCGTAGCTCCGTATGGACGCTGGACCTCCCCTATCTCGAGCGAGGTCGTGTCCCAAAGTGGGCTAGCCATAGGCGATGTGTCTTCACACCCATCCTGCCCTTGGATCGCGTACACCATCACCGAACCCCAACATCGCGGTCGGTCTACCTTAGTGTACCAATCAACTTCGTTACATGCCCCTCCTACCACACTGACACAGGCATCGCACGGTACCGTTCGATCATTCGTACACGAATACGGCggtggtgcgtgcgccATGCAGTCGGATACCAGCATCATTTTtgctcgatgccatgaGCGGCATTTCGCTGTAAGTCGGATGAATCCCCACACACAAGCATGTGAAGACATTGTGCCGCCTTGCATCGATCGGCGCTACGCAGACTTTGCTCCGCATCCCTCCGACTCTTCATTGATTCTCGCGGTGGAGGAAGAGCATGCTTCCAAGGACGTGTACAACCGCTTGGTTTGTCTCTTCGAGTCACAAgtgcacacgctgcaccAAGGCCACAGCTTCTATGCGTATCCACGCATCTCCCCATGTGGCTCCTTTGTGGCTTGGGTCACCTGGGATCATCCATCCATGCCGTTTTGGTCTTCGCAGCTGTGGGTagcgtcgctgctgcgtgagcCAGTGCCCCATATTTCTGAGCCTGTGCTCGTCGCTGGAGGTCATGATGCTGTGGCTCAGCAGCCTGTATGGATACCGGGGACCAACACACTGCTGTTCACTCTGTCGAGCGTTCAAGAAGCGGGTGTATATCAAGTGGATGTACAACGTGGTGACTCATTGTGTCATGTGTCTGCGCGCCTTCCTGTGGGTCCTGCTCATGCTTCATCCCTTGTCGAGGTCCAGCCACCTCTCTGGAATCTCAATGTGTCGTCTTTGGTTGCTCTAGATGCGCGCTTCATTGTCTGTGTCGAGACATCACATGGTGTGGACCATCTTGTCCTGCTGGATAGGCAAGCGTGTACTCGAACGCGTATACGCTCTGAGTATACGCAGCTCTCGCAGCTGCGATTATCTGAATCAAAGCTTGTCTGCCTGGCAGCATCGGTTTATTCTTCAccggcgctcgtggcaTTCGATGTTCCAACGATTCTTGCACAGGCGGAGACAACTGGCCAAATTTTACGCGCATCTGGTGCAGAACTTGTGTCAGACGAATTTATCAGTTTACCTGAGCCTCTTTCATTTCCCACGCAGCTTCCTGACGGCACAGCAAGCACGGCACATGCCCTCTTTTATGCACCAAAAAACCCTCATTTCCAAGCTCCCCATGGTACACTGCCCCCCTGTCGCATCGTGGCTCATAGCGGCCCAACTTCGCGTGCCACAGCATCGCTGGACATGTCCATCCAGTACTGGACATCCCGCGGCTGGGCCGTGTGTGCGGTCAACTTCGGTGGAAGCACCGGTTACGGGCTTGAGTACATGCGCCGTCTGAATGGTCATTGGGGCGACGTGGATGTGCGCGACTGTGTGGCCGCTGCTGCTTATCTCGGTGGTACATCTGCTCCGTGGGATCGACCCGCTTTACCGAGCTCTTCGTCGATGGCTCTATCCGAAGAGGAGACGTACGATGGCATGCGGAAAATCACATTGACGCGCTCAGATTCGCCATCTATGATCCTCGAAGGTCTTGTCTTTGTGGCAACAAGTGCCCTAGTATACTCCGCCACTTGGCAGCTTTGGTTCTGGTCCATCTGGCCAAGTATCGTTGCTGGCATGTGTATGTTGCTATACCGACTCCTACTGCGCGTACAAGCTGAGTCTATCAGCGTGTTTCCTCAGCTTGGGGCACAGCTGGAGACGACATGTGGCTTGTACCTACCATCTTGCCTGCGTACATCCACACAGCCCTTTCTTCCTCTTCAGCGTCAACAAACTTTCTTGCCGCAAGATACGATCCTCGACTTTTTCATGATGGAGGCGATCCAGCGTTGGCGCATTGTCGACTATGCCGTGTTGGCAACAAAAAACACGAAGCGTGAATCTCTGCATGTGGTTTTTCCACATCTATTGCCCCCACCGCAGGCCTACATTCATATGTACCGTCGATTGCATGATACCCTATTGCACGGACAATCATATCCCAGCAAAGCACGTGTCGACGCATCCCGTATTTGTATCACGGGACGCTCGTCTGGTGGACTTACTGTGCTATGTGCGCTTATCCAATATCCTGATATATTTTGCGCAGCAAGCAGCTCGTATGGCATTAGCGATCTGAAGAGTTTGTCGCAACATACTCACAAGTACGAATTACACTATACTACAACACTTATGGGAGGTACATATGAAGATCTTCCAGGAGTATATAAGGCTCGAAGTGCCTTGCATCATGCAGACAAGATCCGCACACCCTTGCTTCTACTCCAGGGAGATCAAGACAGGGTTGTGGCACCTGATCAGAGCCGCCGCATGGCCCGTGCCATTGAGAGCCATGCAGGCAAAATCAAATACATCGAATTTCCGTCAGAGGGACACGGCTTCCGTCGTTCGGACACACGACAAAGGGCGCTTGAAGAAGAATTTGCTTGGTGCAATGACGCAGCGCGCATCCCCGAAGTTTGCTGA
- a CDS encoding solute carrier family 31 (copper transporter), member 1, which translates to MATAFTGARPSDLFGRADSMGDMGDMPGMDGMGDMGDMPGMDGMDHGSHSGGGHDMGGMDMGHGPGCKLSMLGNWNTIGTCILTSSWYNDTHAKFAGTCIGVACWVILTEIVRRWSREFDRYIIAKATRNIVESQSTPTDRWITEKYKEDFDAEDHRAEVDRQGPGTFPSNVLTSFFHPPGRLSARGIPIHPTLVQQLVRALFYAVQFTSAYLLMLISMSYNGYILLSMMLGALVGHFVSSWDTLGYLSPSILKKGGKSTQSYAAVGPADNQEDVFMYMA; encoded by the coding sequence ATGGCGACAGCATTCACAGGAGCTCGGCCATCCGATTTATTTGGCCGTGCAGATAGTATGGGAGATATGGGTGACATGCCAGGTATGGATGGTATGGGAGATATGGGCGATATGCCAGGGATGGATGGCATGGATCATGGAAGCCACTCCGGCGGGGGTcacgacatgggcggcatggacaTGGGTCATGGCCCTGGATGCAAATTGAGCATGCTCGGTAATTGGAACACGATCGGCACTTGCATTCTAACATCTTCGTGGTACAATGACACGCATGCAAAGTTTGCCGGTACGTGCATCGGTGTTGCCTGCTGGGTCATTCTGACCGAGATTGTGCGTCGTTGGTCTCGTGAGTTTGATCGCTATATCATTGCCAAGGCCACGCGCAATATAGTGGAAAGCCAAAGCACGCCTACGGATCGCTGGATCACTGAAAAATATAAAGAAGATTTTGATGCAGAGGACCACCGCGCCGAGGTGGACCGTCAAGGCCCAGGCACGTTCCCCAGCAATGTTCTGACCTCCTTCTTTCATCCGCCAGGGCGTCTCTCAGCCCGTGGTATCCCGATTCACccgacgctcgtgcagcagcttgtgcgAGCGCTGTTCTACGCTGTCCAATTTACGAGTGCCTACTTGCTCATGCTCATTTCTATGTCATACAATGGCTACATTCTTTTATCCATGATGCTCGGGGCCCTGGTCGGTCATTTTGTCTCATCATGGGACACCTTGGGCTATTTGAGTCCAAGTATACTGAAGAAGGGCGGTAAAAGTACGCAAAGCTACGCTGCGGTGGGGCCGGCAGACAACCAGGAAGACGTGTTTATGTACATGgcatga
- a CDS encoding F-box and WD-40 domain protein CDC4, which translates to MRPLVELLQSFAVATPSDRRDFLEALVRECHVRELSDLEAMLLPRLKVDFLQRLPMDVALHILTFLDDPRALACTAAVSRTWHRLSMNEYLWSLMCVRQKYHTPDRLRWLTHSLLGDAPSTSRAAAMDVDEGPARRRRRHSLFLQRVAGSPADGATVSLRDYFRLAYAVDRNWRRGGRLLRSYETIELADADPDPNRRLALTCCAMDHEWTAVGMTSSAIFVFSTRTGKLVRVLRGHESGVWCLMLATGPSSGYDGPYEPPATAGLVCAQADKRPGACLALQPSGGLAVCDAVHIAQEQCEQTDVACASTRGWDESGTRLVSAGSDRSLRVWNVRTGECERVMHGHTSTIRCVHVVPHVPVAITGSRDGTLRVWDLAAGRVQHVLAGHQHSVRCLAVHDKYVASGSYDFTCRVWDWTTGRCVHVLQGHQLQIYAIAFDGVHIATGSSDSTVRVWDSESGAPLAVFHGYTHIVAQLQLLDGILASGSSDGRVVVYSLRTMECLYRIVAHESGVTSLQMDAQHLVTAGSDGLVKLWDAQTGSYVRQMCAPCETVWNVRFLDDVCVILGKRHGKCIVDMVSLRPAAESTYT; encoded by the coding sequence ATGAGGCCGCTGGTAGAGCTGCTGCAAAGCTTTGCGGTGGCGACACCCTCAGATCGCCGAGACTTTCTCGAAGCATTAGTGCGGGAGTGTCATGTGCGTGAGCTGAGTGATCTGGAAGCGATGCTGCTACCGCGCCTGAAGGTCGATTTTCTGCAGCGGCTTCCGATggacgtggcgctgcaTATACTGACCTTTCTCGATGACCCGCGAGCACTGGCGTGCACGGCGGCTGTAAGCCGCACATGGCACCGTCTTTCGATGAATGAGTACCTGTGGAGCCtgatgtgcgtgcgtcAAAAGTACCATACGCCCGATCGATTGCGGTGGCTTACGCACAGTCTGCTCGGCGACGCcccgtcgacgtcgcgagcagcggctatggacgtggacgaggggccagctcgtcgacgtcggcgccaCTCGCTGTTTCTGCAAAGGGTCGCCGGCTCACCGGCGGACGGCGCCACGGTGTCGCTTCGAGACTACTTTCGACTGGCTTATGCGGTGGACCGCAACTGGCGACGGGGCGGGCGGCTGCTGCGTTCGTACGAGACGATCGAGCTGGCTGATGCTGATCCGGACCCGAATCGGCGCCTGGCACTTacatgctgcgcgatgGATCACGAGTGGACAGCGGTGGGTATGACCAGCAGTGCCATTTTTGTGTTTTCCACGCGCACCGGCAAGCTTGTGCGTGTGTTGCGTGGCCATGAGAGTGGCGTGTGGTGCTTGATGCTCGCAACAGGTCCATCGAGCGGGTACGATGGGCCCTACGAGCCACCTGCCACGGCAGGATTGGTGTGTGCGCAGGCCGACAAGCGGCCTGGCGCGTGtttggcgctgcagccTTCGGGTGGCTTGGCTGTCTGTGATGCCGTGCATATTGCGCAGGAGCAGTGTGAGCAGACGGACGTTGCCTGTGCCAGCACGCGCGGCTGGGATGAGAGCGGCACGCGTCTGGTGAGTGCCGGCTCCGATCGGAGTCTGCGGGTATGGAACGTTCGGACGGGCGAGTGTGAGCGAGTGATGCACGGCCACACATCGACGATCCGGTGTGTGCATGTGgtgccgcatgtgccggTGGCCATTACGGGCTCGCGGGACGGCACACTGCGGGTATGGGACCTGGCCGCGGGgcgtgtgcagcatgtgctAGCGGGGCACCAGCACTCGGTACGATGCCTGGCGGTGCACGACAAGTATGTCGCTAGTGGCAGCTACGACTTTACGTGCCGCGTGTGGGACTGGACGACCGGACGGTgcgtgcatgtgctgcaggGCCACCAGCTGCAGATCTATGCGATTGCCTTTGATGGTGTGCACATTGCGACAGGCAGCAGTGACTCGACGGTGCGTGTGTGGGACTCGGAGAGCGGTGCACCGTTGGCCGTCTTCCATGGGTACACGCACAttgtggcgcagctccagctgctcgatgGGATCCTGGCATCTGGCAGCAGTGATGGGCGCGTGGTGGTGTATtcgctgcgcacgatggaGTGCCTGTACCGCATCGTGGCGCACGAGAGCGGTGTGACGAGTCTGCAGATGGATGCACAGCATCTTGTGACGGCGGGCTCGGATGGGCTCGTCAAGCTGTGGGATGCGCAGACCGGCAGCTACGTTCGCCAGATGTGTGCGCCATGCGAGACGGTCTGGAACGTGCGCTTCCTTGACGACGTGTGTGTCATTCTCGGCAAGCGGCACGGCAagtgcatcgtcgacatggtgtCTCTACGACCCGCGGCGGAATCTACATATACCTAG
- a CDS encoding DnaJ subfamily C member 7, with product MSAAEEAKQRGNDLFKRAKYSDAVQAYTESLSHEPESDVLLLNRSAAYMALGQYGQALADCERAVQGREPSGKALLRMAKCQLGVGRPDAALYTLSPLLSQALGTSAEQAQARDVDAQAREMQRHLTTADAYSRERNWTLASIALDQAQGIMKLTDATSPRAWQEKRVMLLLQRGHLGQAQSLAMDIYRADPSDTSAIMLGARIMLANNDVQKALQQSQLALRLDPDMQAAKQFLRKCKALLTLKDDANAAFKANRSDDALAKYAELLSVADQNMEVDGDAKKFKAVIFSNRAILLSKLGRYDDAIRDCTQALQLDAAFTKPLKTRARAYQLNEQHEEAVRDFKRALDASIGTPEQDTLRRETRRAEVELKRSKKVDYYKVLGVPKTATEAEVKKAFRKESLKHHPDKGGDEEKFKLCNEAYGVLSDDQQRRRYDSGVDDMDDMDLGGAGFGGMGGFGGMGGMGGVNLADLFGAQFANFDMGPGTGSTHFYGPGTSFRFG from the coding sequence ATGTCGGCCGCTGAAGAGGCCAAGCAGCGAGGCAATGACCTCTTCAAGCGCGCGAAGTACAGCGACGCTGTGCAAGCGTACACAGAGTCGCTTTCGCACGAGCCAGAGAGCGACGTGCTTCTTCTGAACCGCTCGGCCGCGTACATGGCCCTAGGCCAGTACGGCCAGGCCCTGGCCGACTGTGAGCGCGCTGTGCAGGGGAGGGAGCCGAGTGGCAAAGCCCTGCTTCGTATGGCCAAGTGCCAGCTGGGTGTGGGACGCCCTGACGCGGCTTTGTACACGCTTTCGCCGCTGCTTTCGCAGGCTCtcggcacgagcgccgagcaggcacaggcgcgtgaCGTGGATGCCCAGGCGCGAGAGATGCAGCGACACCTGACGACCGCCGATGCATACAGCCGCGAGCGCAACTGGACGCTTGCGAGTATTGCCTTGGACCAGGCGCAAGGTATTATGAAGCTAACAGACGCGACATCGCCCCGTGCATGGCAGGAAAAGCGTGTCATGCTCCTACTGCAGCGTGGACATTTGGGGCAGGCGCAGTCGCTTGCGATGGACATATACCGTGCAGACCCATCTGATACGAGTGCGATCATGCTGGGTGCGCGGATCATGCTGGCGAATAATGACGTACAAAAGGCACTGCAGCAGTCCCAACTGGCGTTGCGGCTGGACCCGGACATGCAGGCAGCCAAGCAGTTTTTGCGCAAGTgcaaggcgctgctgaCACTCAAGGACGACGCGAATGCGGCGTTCAAGGCGAATCGctccgacgacgcgctggcCAAGTACGCGGAGCTCCTAAGCGTGGCCGACCAGAACATGGAGGTGGACGGCGATGCGAAAAAGTTCAAGGCGGTCATTTTCTCGAACCGCGCGATTCTGCTCAGCAAGCTCGGCCGCTATGATGATGCGATCCGCGACTGCACACAGGCGCTTCAGCTGGACGCCGCCTTCACCAAGCCCCTCAagacgcgtgcgcgcgcgtACCAACTCAATGAGCAGCACGAAGAGGCTGTGCGCGACTTTaagcgtgcgctggatgcaAGTATCGGCACGCCCGAGCAGGACAcgctgcggcgcgagacgcggcgcgctgaGGTGGAGCTCAAGCGCAGCAAAAAGGTCGACTACTacaaggtgctgggcgtgccgaAGACGGCGACCGAGGCCGAGGTCAAAAAGGCGTTCCGCAAAGAGTCACTCAAGCATCATCCGGACAAGGGTGGCGACGAAGAGAAGTTCAAGTTGTGCAACGAGGCCTATGGGGTCCTGTCTGACGaccagcagcgccggcgctaTGATTCTGGTGTagacgacatggacgacatggacctgggcggcgcgggctTCGGTGGCATGGGTGGCTttggcggcatgggcggcatgggcggcgtcAACCTCGCCGACCTGTTTGGCGCCCAGTTTGCCAACTTTGACATGGGCCCCGGCACCGGCTCAACACACTTTTACGGCCCCGGCACGAGCTTCCGATTCGGCTAG